The sequence atcctttaacatgctggctattttttttgacaatttcttcaatgtacaaaaattacttttctacagatttattatatgtatagatgaaaAGTATTTCgcagttttttaaatctttttatattcattatcagattaattaaaattaacacaataaaattctaaaagtatttgttcaacaaaaataatgtattttaaacccttattataaaatattaattatttagtttcaacatgcaaaatcataaaaatcattttttcttaaaaaactaaaataacacaatatacttagcatcataatatttaaccggACAGTGCTTTAAGTTTTCCACATCTCGAGAAAATGTCTGAAAAGTGTACAGGTTTCATGTAATCAGTActgacacattacacattgaatccagtcggatttagactttgtttgttcacagttttcaaagcattctatgcagtattttttttgtatctttaggctcatcctgtccatctcttttagtcttctttgccggcaaacctttagttttcATTCCCTTAACTTTGTTCTTAGgtgaattgtcttcatcttcactgtttgaactgtaaattattcgtaatcaataaaaagtgtaaatacctatacataaacacattaaaaatataaaaaaaaaacacaaaaatatattaaaaatatacattcaaagcacttataatacattcaggTGTATGGTGGTGTATGGAGAGATAGACGCCCCTAGGGGcacctataccgtaaaaaatcagggcaactatcctttttgacaggGATATAtgccctagtatttttttaaataaataaatacaatagagcaactatttacatcaaaatgaaactacttcatgaaacaatatacatacgtaataaaaaaattgacggaattaatatctacttataaagttatacaacagcaaatactcacctttaaaaattttacgctcgctTTAAGTTCGCCGCGGAGATGAATTCACACACGAGCGAAACTCGACCCCACCCCTCGACACCGCGTGGCTAACTTAGGTGCGGGGTGCTTGTGGCTTCTAATTAAACGGTTGTTTCTTAATCGCGAGcatgggaagttaggttttttaaaaatggggcatctatcccactgcggcatctatcccgcctttaccctaatGGTTTTTAGGATGTTAAGTATATgttgacaaaataaacaaaagttatcTAAATTAAACTAACTATGGACGtaatacttacaatttatttatatactataACTAAATTCctcccgcggcttcgctcgcgtggtGTGTAAAAAAGcagaaagaataacaaatatacattctcacaatctttcaatgtataataatattactaccaaTATCCTACGATATATGGAAATATACAATAGGACAACAGCATTcctatcaaaatataattttacttaaattaattttagtatttaaatatctaCGGACACTGTATTATGTATATTGGGTAtcctacctatttatttgtgttaacaACAACGAAATTTTTATAGAATGTCAAGAAGACGCTTTTCGagtactgaaaaacaaaaactctGGAGAAGAACATAAAACTGAAGATCAGTCAGAGAAAAGTAAACCAGGTAATTAACAACTTAGAGAAGACACAATATCATAGTTccatgtatacctacttatctatcatatttagattaattattttgttacttgaCGATATATAATGGATAGTTTCaccggttactgataaagtttatgatagcctatcaggacttatctgtcagataaactATAAGTTATAGTTTCACAGGTCTCAGATAGCGATATCTGAAAGAATTTGTAAGCAgcctttattcatcatcatcctccaaaccttttcccaactatgttggggtcggcttccagtctaaccgggttcagctgagtaccagggctttacaagaagcgactgcctatctgacctcgtcaacccagttacccgttaGTTGTAAGCAGCCTTTATTAAGCAGATAGTATTAAATATTCGATAAacaactgacactttatcggtaaaCAGTGAAAACGgaccttaatataatattactaatctCACTGAACTGAGTACACTTTTTTAttgcagaaaataaaaaaacaaaagctacttttgaaaatgaaaaatcatCTTCGAAAAAAATTAAACGCAAACGAAAACAAACTGATTCTGGCGATAAGACGCAAAACAAACAAGCTAAAGCCAAAAGAAGCAAAGATGATGAGTTTAAATTGCAACTATCAAAACTAATGAAAATGCTCTTGAAAGGTAAAGATAGTGATCGACATGAATCGCCATCCTCGTCAAGTTCATCAGAAGAATCTGACACTGAAGAATCTGAAGCTGAAGAATCTGAAAGTATATCTAATGAAGATAACGATATTCCCACAACATCAAGAAGATCTGCTCGAGCTCAGTCGTCTAAGCCTGACGGCTATTATCGCCATATTGATGATTCTTCAGATTCAGATTACGTTCCTGGCTATgagataaattcaaaaaataaatcgactgtaaaaaaaggaaaatctaagagaAAGGTTTCTGAAAGTAATCGATCAAATCAGTCTGAACCGTCTGGCAATAATGAAAATGACGATGTGGACATTTCGGACACAAACCTATGTCAAATTAATGACGAAGTTCATAATCAATGCAGAAACTTTTATACCGAGTTTAATGATTCATTCAAAAAAACGATGTCAATTTTAGACAATGCAGTCAATTACTTTCAACAAGTCAAGGAAGAAGTATCGAAGGTATCAGAGAAGAAGTCGAAAGACGATAAGGAAAGATTCAAAAAATTTTCTGAATCACAGCCACCGTTTGATGCATCACGTTACAGTACTGGAGATACTAAATGGACTATTCTATATCCAGGGCCGTGTCCAGGTCTTGTAGAACTTATACCACACACAGGTGTTTATGTTTCCGAAGAAGGTCTCAATGAATGCAAAAAGACAAGCAAAGATGCTACAACATTGGCCAGAGCTCTGCTTAAAGAAATTTTTAAAATGGAAGCTTTATTCGTTTGTTCTTTTACCGGTAGTGTTCCCAAACGTGGTAGCATGAATAACTTGAAGGCCAGGCCAGGTCTGGATGTGAAAGCAAGAGAGACCTTGGTATGTTATGCCAAAGAGTATGGGCGTGAAAATAATATGGATAAGGCAGACAAGGAGCGTATTACTAACAGCATAAAAAACGCATTACAAAAGTACCACAGCCTAAGTAATCCGGAACAAGATGAATTACTTAAAGAACAAGCAAGCTTAAAAGTGAAATTTATCAAATagcgtattttttgtttttattgtgttagtgTAACACTTATATGTAGATGTAACCGATTCACATTTTGTCCATTTGTTGTGAAAAGAGTATGAAACTGACTGATTGTAGGTTCTTAcctaattgaattattttttatcttacgCATTACTATATTACCTAATTGCTGCTtcaccgcggtttcacccgcgtcccggagaAATTTGTCACTGTATCCGACAAAATACAACTTATGGTAatggaatagtgtagcttcccaacagtgatagattttttcaaatgggctcagtagttttggagccttttgggtgcaaacaaagaaacacaaaaatctttTGCCCTTTATTAAATAAGatgtagataaattatttaaacagacTAAAGCTGTTCTGCATTGTTTAATgataaacctaaaaaaaaatacgcaactAATATTAGGTATGACATTGTATcgtgtaggtatatttaatcccacccaaaacaaaaatgtgaaagactgccaagttcgataatatgggaatgcttcgcctataaaagaagtgagatctgaataagaaccaagttccatacacatacctcagttaaaaatagttactttttaatgatgttacttggcaagttttcatacaccttgttataaacctactaaacgcaatgaatcaagtatttaattttctattaaaacttgccaagtaatcatcattaaaaagtaactatttttaactgaggtatgtgtatggaacttggttcttattcagatctcacttcttttataggcgaagcattcccatattatcgaacttggcagtctttcacatttttgttttgggtgggatttcatctagacacacggcagtgtgtccgccaagttcgagcaaaaaaagcgacacaccggccgtgggttatattacacgaaccatttcgggccaaattcgacccccctgtaactcaaaatctattttatttacgcatatcaaatttctagtatctgttgagaccccctcacttatctaaaatacaaaatttcattaatatacctattgtaggtcttgagatattgacgtcagaaaatcgctatttttactatacactcactgactgattcacttattcactgattcactgattcactgactcactcatcaaaaacctagaccacttccaatggtcgtattgacttgaaatttggcatggaggtaggtctttatgtcaaggtaaaggaaaaaatctgaaaatggccaagtgtgagtcggtttcaaaataatgaaggtgtaaaatacccaatgtaaatttatacccctaaggaactaaaacgaactaaaatctatatttatataatatatcttcgaatggtcgtaccgatctgaaattcgttacaaaggtttgtatttagtcaaagtaaaaatctgaaaacggccaagtgtgagtcactttcgaaaataacgaatgtgtaactttgatccacgaacataatatatgataacatgtcatgtcagtcagttggtaaatctagtccatttagttaatctagttcatttctttgtaagaagcatagtgcatatttaaaaatctgaaagatagtataaatgagaaatTTACTTAACTagcttaatcataagaaaaaaataaaataaacagccttacaaaaataaatgaaatcccacccaaaacaaaaatgtgaaagactgccaagttcgataatatgggaatgctccgcctataaaagaagtgagatctgaataagtaccaagttccatacacatacctcagttaaaaatagttactttttaatgatgattacttggcaagttttaatagaaaattaaatacttgattcattgcgtttagtaggtttataacaaggtgtatgaaaacttgccaagtaacatcattaaaaagtaactatttttaactgaggtatgtgtatggaacttggtacttattcagatctcacttcttttataggcggagcattcccatattatcgaacttggcagtctttcacatttttgttttgggtgggtttatttttgtaaggttgtttattttatttttttcttatgatgaagttagttaaagaaatgtctcatttatactattttttagattttttaatatgcagtatgtttcttacaaagaaatgaactagattaactaaatggactagatttaccaactgactgacatgacatgttatcatatattatgtttgtggatcaaagttacacattcgttattttcgaaagtgattcacacttggccgttttcagatttttactttactttgactaaatacaaacctttgtaccattcgaagatatattatataaatatagataaatttagttcgttttagttccttaggggtataaatttacaccggatataaaacaccttcattattttgaaaccgactcacacttggccattttcagatttttccctttaccttgacataaagacctacctccatgccaaatttcaagtcaatacgaccattggaagtggtctaggtttttgatgagtgagtcagtgaatcagtgaatcagtcagtgagtgtatagtaaaaatagcgattttctgacgtcaatatctcaagacctacaataggtatattaatgaaattttgtattttagataagtgagggggtctcaatagatactagaaatttgatatgcgtaaataaaatagattttgagttacaggggggtcgaatttggcccgaaatggttcgtgtaatataacccacggccggtgtgtcgctttttttgctcgaacttggcggacacactgccgtgtgtctagattatcTTAACCAATTCTAAGAAGAAAAATCTAAGTAATTGATTTACTTCACCATTTTTGGAGTCTCATCATTATTGGAGGAGTTCTTTTTTCATTTACGGGTTAAAaatcaatacattaatttaaggtgtctagttttttaaatagttttagtttaagttttacaataacaataaacatgTACTTGAGTATGAAAAgtgttttattactgttttattataatttttttagccACGCagttaacaaaagaaataaagatttaaaaaaaaaaaattaaaacataatttaaataattcactCTGGCTAGTTTTACTTCATAGAAATTGAGACTTGTTAACATCGATCTGATgattaaatacatatacatacatactcctGCCTGACCTTTAATATGTTCGTCAGAACAGGATATCGTCTTATTTACCTAGCTCCCCAAATGAGGTTCTACGATACTTAAATCTCTGTTGGTACTGGCAACGAATAATTGGATTACCGTGAACGAGCTGAGAGCTGTCTGAATTCTAATGAGCATATTGatttcttaatattattatgaatatcAAGGGCGTCGCTAAAAATTTTTAATGGTTCGATTTATTTCTGTatttagtaaacaaataataaattgcgGGAGGTACTATATTTTGAAATCTACGCGGTGTGaaatcttaatattattttgagacATTTGTGCGACCTACAACAACCACGAAAGGGAAAATTCAATGGCGTGAAAAAAcagaatgaaaataaacttgtGATTTATTCAGAGATTTTATTCTCGCCATGAAAAGCTCGTAAATAAGCTCTCGCCTTGAGCTTTACTGGTATCTTTTTTGCTGCAGGTTTTACAAGTTCTCAGGTATTAAAGATTAATTTCCTGCCTAGCCGTAATCTCATTGCTGTAACGGTGCAACGTACGTAATCTAAATGTTTTCCCAAGACATTTCAAAGTCTGAACAAATCTGTTGGGTATACTTTTATAATAGGTTGCTATTTTCTTTCATTTACCTAGCTAGAGACCTTGCATCAATACATAgctttattttcttagaaatgcCATTATAATTCTGAACTTACAAAATCATATAGACAGGTAtataagtcttaccaaggggtatcaggttgacCAGTTGACTG is a genomic window of Helicoverpa armigera isolate CAAS_96S chromosome 16, ASM3070526v1, whole genome shotgun sequence containing:
- the LOC110379802 gene encoding uncharacterized protein LOC110379802, with translation MIMAHGYKEFVVIKILSQRNDGLEQYVCIPKTWIKVKDCDNDDVVFGYPSEQRDNIARLINQSLDKRWPTLFGEVVHKTECQEDAFRVLKNKNSGEEHKTEDQSEKSKPENKKTKATFENEKSSSKKIKRKRKQTDSGDKTQNKQAKAKRSKDDEFKLQLSKLMKMLLKGKDSDRHESPSSSSSSEESDTEESEAEESESISNEDNDIPTTSRRSARAQSSKPDGYYRHIDDSSDSDYVPGYEINSKNKSTVKKGKSKRKVSESNRSNQSEPSGNNENDDVDISDTNLCQINDEVHNQCRNFYTEFNDSFKKTMSILDNAVNYFQQVKEEVSKVSEKKSKDDKERFKKFSESQPPFDASRYSTGDTKWTILYPGPCPGLVELIPHTGVYVSEEGLNECKKTSKDATTLARALLKEIFKMEALFVCSFTGSVPKRGSMNNLKARPGLDVKARETLVCYAKEYGRENNMDKADKERITNSIKNALQKYHSLSNPEQDELLKEQASLKVKFIK